From a single Callithrix jacchus isolate 240 chromosome 5, calJac240_pri, whole genome shotgun sequence genomic region:
- the SRR gene encoding serine racemase isoform X1: MCHGSTVCSETEADMQRTMCAQYCISFADVEKAHINIRDSIHLTPVLTSSILNQVTGRNLFFKCELFQKTGSFKIRGALNAIRSLVPDALEGKPKAVVTHSSGNHGQALTYAAKLEGIPAYIVVPHTAPDCKKLAIQAYGASIVYCEPSDESRENVAQRVTEQTEGIMVHPNQEPAVIAGQGTIALEVLNQVPLVDALVVPVGGGGMVAGIAITIKALKPSVKVYAAEPLNADDCYQSKLKGELMPNLYPPETIADGVKSSIGWNTWPIIRDLVDDVFTVTEDEIKHATQLVWERMKLLIEPTAGVGVAAVLSQHFQTVSPEVKNICIVLSGGNVDLTSVTWVKQAERSASYQSVSV; encoded by the exons ATGTGCCACGGTTCCACTGTCTGCAGTGAAACAGAAGCCGACATGCAGAG AACCATGTGTGCTCAGTACTGCATCTCCTTTGCTGATGTTGAAAAGGCTCATATCAACATTCGAGATTCTATCCACCTCACACCAGTGCTAACGAGCTCCATTTTGAATCAAGTAACAGGGCGCAATCTTTTCTTCAAATGTGAACTCTTTCAGAAAACAGGATCTTTTAAG ATTCGTGGTGCTCTTAATGCCATCAGAAGCTTGGTTCCTGATGCTTTAGAAGGGAAGCCCAAAGCAGTTGTTACTCACAGCAGTGGAAACCATGGCCAGGCTCTCACCTACGCTGCCAAATTGGAAG GGATTCCTGCTTATATTGTGGTGCCCCACACAGCTCCAGATTGTAAAAAGCTGGCAATCCAAGCCTATGGAGCGTCAATTGTATACTGTGAACCTAGTGATGAG TCCAGAGAAAATGTTGCACAAAGAGTTACAGAGCAAACAGAAGGCATCATGGTACATCCAAACCAGGAGCCTGCAGTGATAGCTGGACAAGGGACAATTGCCCTAGAAGTGCTGAACCAG GTTCCTTTGGTGGATGCACTGGTGGTACCTGTAGGTGGAGGAGGAATGGTTGCTGGAATAGCAATTACAATTAAG GCTCTGAAACCTAGTGTGAAGGTTTATGCTGCTGAACCCTTGAATGCAGATGACTGCTACCAGTCCAAACTGAAAGGGGAACTGATGCCCAATCTTTATCCTCCAGAAACCATAGCAGATGGTGTCAAATCCAGCATTGGCTGGAACACCTGGCCTATTATTAGGGACCTTGTGGATGATGTCTTCACTGTCACAGAGGACGAAATTAAG CACGCAACTCAGCTGGTGTGGGAGAGAATGAAACTACTCATTGAACCTACAGCTGGTGTTGGAGTGGCTGCTGTGCTGTCTCAACATTTTCAAACTGTTTCCCCAGAAGTAAAGAACATTTGTATTGTGCTCAGTGGTGGAAATGTAGACTTAACCTCTGTAACTTGGGTGAAGCAGGCTGAAAGGTCAGCTTCTTATCAATCTGTTTCtgtttaa
- the SRR gene encoding serine racemase isoform X6 — MCAQYCISFADVEKAHINIRDSIHLTPVLTSSILNQVTGRNLFFKCELFQKTGSFKIRGALNAIRSLVPDALEGKPKAVVTHSSGNHGQALTYAAKLEGIPAYIVVPHTAPDCKKLAIQAYGASIVYCEPSDEVPLVDALVVPVGGGGMVAGIAITIKALKPSVKVYAAEPLNADDCYQSKLKGELMPNLYPPETIADGVKSSIGWNTWPIIRDLVDDVFTVTEDEIKHATQLVWERMKLLIEPTAGVGVAAVLSQHFQTVSPEVKNICIVLSGGNVDLTSVTWVKQAERSASYQSVSV, encoded by the exons ATGTGTGCTCAGTACTGCATCTCCTTTGCTGATGTTGAAAAGGCTCATATCAACATTCGAGATTCTATCCACCTCACACCAGTGCTAACGAGCTCCATTTTGAATCAAGTAACAGGGCGCAATCTTTTCTTCAAATGTGAACTCTTTCAGAAAACAGGATCTTTTAAG ATTCGTGGTGCTCTTAATGCCATCAGAAGCTTGGTTCCTGATGCTTTAGAAGGGAAGCCCAAAGCAGTTGTTACTCACAGCAGTGGAAACCATGGCCAGGCTCTCACCTACGCTGCCAAATTGGAAG GGATTCCTGCTTATATTGTGGTGCCCCACACAGCTCCAGATTGTAAAAAGCTGGCAATCCAAGCCTATGGAGCGTCAATTGTATACTGTGAACCTAGTGATGAG GTTCCTTTGGTGGATGCACTGGTGGTACCTGTAGGTGGAGGAGGAATGGTTGCTGGAATAGCAATTACAATTAAG GCTCTGAAACCTAGTGTGAAGGTTTATGCTGCTGAACCCTTGAATGCAGATGACTGCTACCAGTCCAAACTGAAAGGGGAACTGATGCCCAATCTTTATCCTCCAGAAACCATAGCAGATGGTGTCAAATCCAGCATTGGCTGGAACACCTGGCCTATTATTAGGGACCTTGTGGATGATGTCTTCACTGTCACAGAGGACGAAATTAAG CACGCAACTCAGCTGGTGTGGGAGAGAATGAAACTACTCATTGAACCTACAGCTGGTGTTGGAGTGGCTGCTGTGCTGTCTCAACATTTTCAAACTGTTTCCCCAGAAGTAAAGAACATTTGTATTGTGCTCAGTGGTGGAAATGTAGACTTAACCTCTGTAACTTGGGTGAAGCAGGCTGAAAGGTCAGCTTCTTATCAATCTGTTTCtgtttaa
- the SRR gene encoding serine racemase isoform X5, with the protein MCAQYCISFADVEKAHINIRDSIHLTPVLTSSILNQVTGRNLFFKCELFQKTGSFKIRGALNAIRSLVPDALEGKPKAVVTHSSGNHGQALTYAAKLEGIPAYIVVPHTAPDCKKLAIQAYGASIVYCEPSDESRENVAQRVTEQTEGIMVHPNQEPAVIAGQGTIALEVLNQVPLVDALVVPVGGGGMVAGIAITIKALKPSVKVYAAEPLNADDCYQSKLKGELMPNLYPPETIADGVKSSIGWNTWPIIRDLVDDVFTVTEDEIKMPFCSSPIKPLKESNRVLSVFYKLRANCSAEYIKC; encoded by the exons ATGTGTGCTCAGTACTGCATCTCCTTTGCTGATGTTGAAAAGGCTCATATCAACATTCGAGATTCTATCCACCTCACACCAGTGCTAACGAGCTCCATTTTGAATCAAGTAACAGGGCGCAATCTTTTCTTCAAATGTGAACTCTTTCAGAAAACAGGATCTTTTAAG ATTCGTGGTGCTCTTAATGCCATCAGAAGCTTGGTTCCTGATGCTTTAGAAGGGAAGCCCAAAGCAGTTGTTACTCACAGCAGTGGAAACCATGGCCAGGCTCTCACCTACGCTGCCAAATTGGAAG GGATTCCTGCTTATATTGTGGTGCCCCACACAGCTCCAGATTGTAAAAAGCTGGCAATCCAAGCCTATGGAGCGTCAATTGTATACTGTGAACCTAGTGATGAG TCCAGAGAAAATGTTGCACAAAGAGTTACAGAGCAAACAGAAGGCATCATGGTACATCCAAACCAGGAGCCTGCAGTGATAGCTGGACAAGGGACAATTGCCCTAGAAGTGCTGAACCAG GTTCCTTTGGTGGATGCACTGGTGGTACCTGTAGGTGGAGGAGGAATGGTTGCTGGAATAGCAATTACAATTAAG GCTCTGAAACCTAGTGTGAAGGTTTATGCTGCTGAACCCTTGAATGCAGATGACTGCTACCAGTCCAAACTGAAAGGGGAACTGATGCCCAATCTTTATCCTCCAGAAACCATAGCAGATGGTGTCAAATCCAGCATTGGCTGGAACACCTGGCCTATTATTAGGGACCTTGTGGATGATGTCTTCACTGTCACAGAGGACGAAATTAAG atgccGTTTTGTTCCAGCCCAATTAAGCCCCTTAAGGAAAGCAACCGCGTCTTGAGTGTCTTCTATAAACTCAGAGCCAACTGCAGTGCAGAGTATATAAAGTGCtag
- the SRR gene encoding serine racemase isoform X4 — protein MCHGSTVCSETEADMQRTMCAQYCISFADVEKAHINIRDSIHLTPVLTSSILNQVTGRNLFFKCELFQKTGSFKIRGALNAIRSLVPDALEGKPKAVVTHSSGNHGQALTYAAKLEGIPAYIVVPHTAPDCKKLAIQAYGASIVYCEPSDEVPLVDALVVPVGGGGMVAGIAITIKALKPSVKVYAAEPLNADDCYQSKLKGELMPNLYPPETIADGVKSSIGWNTWPIIRDLVDDVFTVTEDEIKHATQLVWERMKLLIEPTAGVGVAAVLSQHFQTVSPEVKNICIVLSGGNVDLTSVTWVKQAERSASYQSVSV, from the exons ATGTGCCACGGTTCCACTGTCTGCAGTGAAACAGAAGCCGACATGCAGAG AACCATGTGTGCTCAGTACTGCATCTCCTTTGCTGATGTTGAAAAGGCTCATATCAACATTCGAGATTCTATCCACCTCACACCAGTGCTAACGAGCTCCATTTTGAATCAAGTAACAGGGCGCAATCTTTTCTTCAAATGTGAACTCTTTCAGAAAACAGGATCTTTTAAG ATTCGTGGTGCTCTTAATGCCATCAGAAGCTTGGTTCCTGATGCTTTAGAAGGGAAGCCCAAAGCAGTTGTTACTCACAGCAGTGGAAACCATGGCCAGGCTCTCACCTACGCTGCCAAATTGGAAG GGATTCCTGCTTATATTGTGGTGCCCCACACAGCTCCAGATTGTAAAAAGCTGGCAATCCAAGCCTATGGAGCGTCAATTGTATACTGTGAACCTAGTGATGAG GTTCCTTTGGTGGATGCACTGGTGGTACCTGTAGGTGGAGGAGGAATGGTTGCTGGAATAGCAATTACAATTAAG GCTCTGAAACCTAGTGTGAAGGTTTATGCTGCTGAACCCTTGAATGCAGATGACTGCTACCAGTCCAAACTGAAAGGGGAACTGATGCCCAATCTTTATCCTCCAGAAACCATAGCAGATGGTGTCAAATCCAGCATTGGCTGGAACACCTGGCCTATTATTAGGGACCTTGTGGATGATGTCTTCACTGTCACAGAGGACGAAATTAAG CACGCAACTCAGCTGGTGTGGGAGAGAATGAAACTACTCATTGAACCTACAGCTGGTGTTGGAGTGGCTGCTGTGCTGTCTCAACATTTTCAAACTGTTTCCCCAGAAGTAAAGAACATTTGTATTGTGCTCAGTGGTGGAAATGTAGACTTAACCTCTGTAACTTGGGTGAAGCAGGCTGAAAGGTCAGCTTCTTATCAATCTGTTTCtgtttaa
- the SRR gene encoding serine racemase isoform X2 yields MCAQYCISFADVEKAHINIRDSIHLTPVLTSSILNQVTGRNLFFKCELFQKTGSFKIRGALNAIRSLVPDALEGKPKAVVTHSSGNHGQALTYAAKLEGIPAYIVVPHTAPDCKKLAIQAYGASIVYCEPSDESRENVAQRVTEQTEGIMVHPNQEPAVIAGQGTIALEVLNQVPLVDALVVPVGGGGMVAGIAITIKALKPSVKVYAAEPLNADDCYQSKLKGELMPNLYPPETIADGVKSSIGWNTWPIIRDLVDDVFTVTEDEIKHATQLVWERMKLLIEPTAGVGVAAVLSQHFQTVSPEVKNICIVLSGGNVDLTSVTWVKQAERSASYQSVSV; encoded by the exons ATGTGTGCTCAGTACTGCATCTCCTTTGCTGATGTTGAAAAGGCTCATATCAACATTCGAGATTCTATCCACCTCACACCAGTGCTAACGAGCTCCATTTTGAATCAAGTAACAGGGCGCAATCTTTTCTTCAAATGTGAACTCTTTCAGAAAACAGGATCTTTTAAG ATTCGTGGTGCTCTTAATGCCATCAGAAGCTTGGTTCCTGATGCTTTAGAAGGGAAGCCCAAAGCAGTTGTTACTCACAGCAGTGGAAACCATGGCCAGGCTCTCACCTACGCTGCCAAATTGGAAG GGATTCCTGCTTATATTGTGGTGCCCCACACAGCTCCAGATTGTAAAAAGCTGGCAATCCAAGCCTATGGAGCGTCAATTGTATACTGTGAACCTAGTGATGAG TCCAGAGAAAATGTTGCACAAAGAGTTACAGAGCAAACAGAAGGCATCATGGTACATCCAAACCAGGAGCCTGCAGTGATAGCTGGACAAGGGACAATTGCCCTAGAAGTGCTGAACCAG GTTCCTTTGGTGGATGCACTGGTGGTACCTGTAGGTGGAGGAGGAATGGTTGCTGGAATAGCAATTACAATTAAG GCTCTGAAACCTAGTGTGAAGGTTTATGCTGCTGAACCCTTGAATGCAGATGACTGCTACCAGTCCAAACTGAAAGGGGAACTGATGCCCAATCTTTATCCTCCAGAAACCATAGCAGATGGTGTCAAATCCAGCATTGGCTGGAACACCTGGCCTATTATTAGGGACCTTGTGGATGATGTCTTCACTGTCACAGAGGACGAAATTAAG CACGCAACTCAGCTGGTGTGGGAGAGAATGAAACTACTCATTGAACCTACAGCTGGTGTTGGAGTGGCTGCTGTGCTGTCTCAACATTTTCAAACTGTTTCCCCAGAAGTAAAGAACATTTGTATTGTGCTCAGTGGTGGAAATGTAGACTTAACCTCTGTAACTTGGGTGAAGCAGGCTGAAAGGTCAGCTTCTTATCAATCTGTTTCtgtttaa
- the SRR gene encoding serine racemase isoform X3: MCHGSTVCSETEADMQRTMCAQYCISFADVEKAHINIRDSIHLTPVLTSSILNQVTGRNLFFKCELFQKTGSFKIRGALNAIRSLVPDALEGKPKAVVTHSSGNHGQALTYAAKLEGIPAYIVVPHTAPDCKKLAIQAYGASIVYCEPSDESRENVAQRVTEQTEGIMVHPNQEPAVIAGQGTIALEVLNQVPLVDALVVPVGGGGMVAGIAITIKALKPSVKVYAAEPLNADDCYQSKLKGELMPNLYPPETIADGVKSSIGWNTWPIIRDLVDDVFTVTEDEIKMPFCSSPIKPLKESNRVLSVFYKLRANCSAEYIKC, from the exons ATGTGCCACGGTTCCACTGTCTGCAGTGAAACAGAAGCCGACATGCAGAG AACCATGTGTGCTCAGTACTGCATCTCCTTTGCTGATGTTGAAAAGGCTCATATCAACATTCGAGATTCTATCCACCTCACACCAGTGCTAACGAGCTCCATTTTGAATCAAGTAACAGGGCGCAATCTTTTCTTCAAATGTGAACTCTTTCAGAAAACAGGATCTTTTAAG ATTCGTGGTGCTCTTAATGCCATCAGAAGCTTGGTTCCTGATGCTTTAGAAGGGAAGCCCAAAGCAGTTGTTACTCACAGCAGTGGAAACCATGGCCAGGCTCTCACCTACGCTGCCAAATTGGAAG GGATTCCTGCTTATATTGTGGTGCCCCACACAGCTCCAGATTGTAAAAAGCTGGCAATCCAAGCCTATGGAGCGTCAATTGTATACTGTGAACCTAGTGATGAG TCCAGAGAAAATGTTGCACAAAGAGTTACAGAGCAAACAGAAGGCATCATGGTACATCCAAACCAGGAGCCTGCAGTGATAGCTGGACAAGGGACAATTGCCCTAGAAGTGCTGAACCAG GTTCCTTTGGTGGATGCACTGGTGGTACCTGTAGGTGGAGGAGGAATGGTTGCTGGAATAGCAATTACAATTAAG GCTCTGAAACCTAGTGTGAAGGTTTATGCTGCTGAACCCTTGAATGCAGATGACTGCTACCAGTCCAAACTGAAAGGGGAACTGATGCCCAATCTTTATCCTCCAGAAACCATAGCAGATGGTGTCAAATCCAGCATTGGCTGGAACACCTGGCCTATTATTAGGGACCTTGTGGATGATGTCTTCACTGTCACAGAGGACGAAATTAAG atgccGTTTTGTTCCAGCCCAATTAAGCCCCTTAAGGAAAGCAACCGCGTCTTGAGTGTCTTCTATAAACTCAGAGCCAACTGCAGTGCAGAGTATATAAAGTGCtag